In a single window of the Paramisgurnus dabryanus chromosome 23, PD_genome_1.1, whole genome shotgun sequence genome:
- the LOC135780987 gene encoding histone H2B-like codes for MPEPAKSAPKKGSKKAVTKTAVKGGKKRKRSRKESYAIYVYKVLKQVHPDTGISSKAMGIMNSFVNDIFERIAGESSRLAHYNKRSTITSREIQTAVRLLLPGELAKHAVSEGTKAVTKYTSSK; via the coding sequence ATGCCTGAGCCAGCGAAGTCCGCACCTAAGAAGGGGTCCAAGAAGGCCGTTACTAAAACCGCTGTAAAGGGCGGTAAGAAGCGCAAGAGGTCCAGGAAGGAGAGCTATGCTATCTACGTCTACAAGGTCTTGAAGCAGGTTCATCCTGACACCGGGATTTCCTCTAAGGCCATGGGGATCATGAACTCTTTCGTCAATGATATTTTCGAGCGTATCGCCGGTGAGTCCTCTCGTCTCGCTCACTACAACAAGCGCTCCACCATCACATCGAGAGAGATCCAGACCGCCGTGCGTCTGCTGCTGCCCGGTGAACTCGCTAAACACGCCGTGTCTGAGGGAACAAAGGCCGTCACCAAGTACACCAGCTCCAAATAA
- the LOC135780981 gene encoding histone H1-like, which translates to MAETAPAVAVVPAKAPKKKSAAKAKKTGPSVGDLIVKAVSASKERSGVSLAALKKALVAGGYDVEKNNSRVKIAIKNLVTKGTLVQTKGTGASGSFKLNKKQAETKAKPAKKAAPKAKKPAAKKPAAAKKPKTAATKKTAAKKSPKKAAKKPAATAAKKATKSPKKAKKPAAPKKAAKSPKKAKAAKPKTAKPKAAKPKKAAPKKK; encoded by the coding sequence ATGGCAGAAACCGCCCCAGCTGTTGCCGTCGTGCCGGCCAAGGCCCCCAAGAAGAAATCCGCTGCAAAAGCTAAGAAAACGGGACCAAGCGTGGGTGATCTCATCGTCAAAGCTGTTTCGGCTTCCAAGGAGAGGAGCGGTGTGTCTCTCGCTGCCCTGAAGAAAGCGCTCGTCGCCGGTGGGTACGACGTGGAGAAGAACAACTCCCGCGTTAAGATCGCCATCAAGAATCTGGTGACTAAAGGCACTCTGGTCCAGACCAAAGGCACCGGCGCTTCCGGCTCTTTTAAACTCAACAAAAAGCAGGCAGAGACCAAGGCAAAACCAGCGAAGAAAGCCGCTCCTAAAGCAAAGAAGCCCGCAGCCAAGAAACCCGCCGCTGCCAAGAAGCCCAAGACTGCAGCGACAAAGAAGACCGCCGCTAAGAAATCACCCAAGAAAGCAGCGAAGAAACCAGCCGCCACCGCCGCTAAAAAGGCAACAAAGAGCCCCAAGAAAGCAAAGAAGCCAGCGGCTCCTAAGAAAGCAGCGAAGAGCCCCAAGAAAGCGAAGGCTGCTAAACCCAAGACGGCAAAGCCCAAAGCAGCTAAGCCTAAAAAGGCAGCGCCCAAAAAGAAATAA
- the LOC141281504 gene encoding histone H3, translating to MARTKQTARKSTGGKAPRKQLATKAARKSAPATGGVKKPHRYRPGTVALREIRRYQKSTELLIRKLPFQRLVREIAQDFKTDLRFQSSAVMALQESSEAYLVGLFEDTNLCAIHAKRVTIMPKDIQLARRIRGERA from the coding sequence ATGGCAAGGACAAAGCAGACCGCTCGTAAATCCACCGGAGGCAAAGCGCCCAGGAAGCAGCTCGCTACTAAAGCTGCCCGTAAGAGCGCCCCAGCTACCGGCGGTGTGAAGAAGCCTCATCGTTACAGGCCCGGTACCGTAGCGCTGAGAGAAATCCGCCGCTATCAGAAGTCCACTGAGCTGCTGATCCGTAAGCTGCCTTTCCAGCGTCTGGTGAGAGAAATCGCCCAAGACTTCAAGACTGATCTGCGCTTCCAGAGCTCCGCCGTCATGGCCCTGCAGGAGTCCAGCGAAGCTTATTTGGTCGGTCTGTTTGAGGACACAAATCTGTGCGCCATCCACGCCAAGAGGGTCACCATCATGCCCAAAGACATCCAGCTGGCCCGCCGCATTCGTGGAGAACGCGCCTAA
- the LOC135780986 gene encoding histone H2A-like, with translation MSGRGKTGGKARAKAKTRSSRAGLQFPVGRVHRLLRKGNYGERVGAGAPVYLAAVLEYLTAEILELAGNAARDNKKTRIIPRHLQLAVRNDEELNKLLGRVTIAQGGVLPNIQAVLLPKKTEKPAKAK, from the coding sequence ATGAGCGGCAGAGGCAAAACCGGTGGTAAAGCCAGAGCAAAGGCTAAGACTCGTTCATCTAGAGCCGGACTTCAGTTTCCTGTCGGCCGTGTTCACAGACTTCTTCGCAAGGGTAACTATGGAGAGCGCGTCGGTGCTGGAGCTCCAGTTTATCTCGCCGCTGTGCTCGAGTATCTTACTGCTGAGATCCTGGAGTTGGCCGGAAACGCCGCTCGTGACAACAAGAAGACTCGCATCATTCCCCGCCATTTACAGCTGGCAGTGCGTAACGACGAGGAGTTGAACAAACTCTTGGGTCGCGTGACCATCGCTCAGGGCGGTGTGTTGCCCAACATTCAGGCTGTGTTGCTGCCAAAAAAGACCGAGAAGCCCGCTAAGGCAAAGTAA
- the LOC141281470 gene encoding histone H4, whose amino-acid sequence MSGRGKGGKGLGKGGAKRHRKVLRDNIQGITKPAIRRLARRGGVKRISGLIYEETRGVLKVFLENVIRDAVTYTEHAKRKTVTAMDVVYALKRQGRTLYGFGG is encoded by the coding sequence ATGTCTGGAAGAGGAAAAGGCGGTAAAGGACTCGGTAAAGGAGGCGCTAAGCGTCATCGCAAGGTTTTGCGTGATAACATCCAGGGAATCACCAAACCCGCCATCCGTCGTCTCGCTCGTCGTGGTGGAGTCAAGCGAATCTCCGGTCTGATCTATGAGGAGACTCGCGGTGTGTTGAAGGTGTTTTTGGAGAACGTTATTCGTGACGCCGTCACCTACACTGAACACGCCAAGAGAAAGACCGTCACCGCCATGGATGTCGTCTATGCTCTGAAGCGTCAGGGTCGCACTCTGTACGGTTTCGGAGGTTAA
- the LOC135780980 gene encoding uncharacterized protein, which translates to MEVPRLKKRPRRFCEHCDNELCHTQYFDHRKRYFKNGVWEKKNKRASSDNVQSLLISSHEPAVSVVPSMWKDLEENFTGLREIDESEMNSEDMAGRRLAFSSPSSPLHGRDQPLSSSPLTDESKLLNALSGLSRQLDLLTSNVNEQFANVNEQFAVVNSRLLSMEERLAALESKNCNVTVKENNSKKRRLVHNPNIAEDVRRLHNSEANCRRYVP; encoded by the exons ATGGAAGTCCCGAGACTGAAGAAACGACCTCGGCGCTTCTGTGAACATTGCGACAATGAACTGTGTCATACACAGTATTTTGACCACAGAAAGCGCTATTTCAAAAATGGAGTTTgggagaaaaaaaacaaaagggCTTCGTCAGATAACGTACAGAGCCTGCTGATATCCAGTCATGAACCCGCTGTGAGTGTTGTACCGTCAATGTGGAAAGACCTGGAAGAAAACTTTACTGGACTTAGAGAGATTGATGAAAGTGAAATGAACTCCGAGGATATGGCAGGACGGCGTCTAGCCTTCAGCTCCCCTTCATCTCCGCTGCATGGACGCGACCAACCCCTTTCATCCAGTCCGCTGACCGATGAGAGTAAACTGCTGAATGCTTTGAGTGGACTGTCTCGTCAGCTTGATCTGCTTACTTCCAATGTGAATGAGCAGTTTGCCAATGTGAATGAGCAGTTTGCCGTAGTAAACTCCAGGTTGCTGTCCATGGAGGAGAGGTTGGCTGCTTTGGAGTCGAAAAACTGTAACGTTactgtgaaagaaaataactcCAAAAAGAGAAGACTGGTGCACAATCCCAATATTGCG GAGGATGTACGGCGTCTCCATAACTCTGAGGCAAACTGCAGGCGCTATGTACCATAG